The nucleotide sequence CGAGGTGCAGCGCCTGCTCGACCGGCCAGTCTTCTTCGAGTCGCATCGCCTGTCGGTGTTCAAGCCGCGCGGCACCGATGTCAACGTGGTCCTCGACCTCATGATCCACGACATCGACATCATCCTGAGCCTCGTGCAGCAGGAGATCCGCGAACTGCGTGCGAGCGGCTACCCGGTGCTGACCGACGAGGTCGACATCGCGAACGCGCGGCTCGAGTTCGCGAACGGCTGTGTGGCCAACGTGACGGCCAGCCGGGTGAGCCAGAAGGCCATGCGCAAGATGCGCATCTTCCAGCACGATGCGTATTTCTCGGTGGACTTTCCCACGAGCAGCATCGACATCGCCCGGCGCAACGGTGCCGAGCGCGACGAGCAGGGTTTTCCGAGGATCTCCGTGGAGGAGCGCAAAACGGCGGAGAAGTCCGACGCCATCCTCGCCGAGATCCAGGCGTTTCTCGACTGCGTGCGCACCGGTGCGACGCCGCCGGTGACCGGTCGCGACGGGCTGCAGGCGCTCGCTGTCGCACTCGATATCAGCCGCGCCATCGGCACCCCGCGCCGCATCGGGGGTTGACG is from Betaproteobacteria bacterium and encodes:
- a CDS encoding Gfo/Idh/MocA family oxidoreductase; amino-acid sequence: MSKLRAAVIGVGYLGHFHAQKYALLEEAELAGVVDADPERARTIATALHTRPYTDYRELLGSIDVASIVVPTEHHHRVAQDCLEAGVHILLEKPVTETRTQAEELIALAERKRLVFQVGHLERFNPAVVEVQRLLDRPVFFESHRLSVFKPRGTDVNVVLDLMIHDIDIILSLVQQEIRELRASGYPVLTDEVDIANARLEFANGCVANVTASRVSQKAMRKMRIFQHDAYFSVDFPTSSIDIARRNGAERDEQGFPRISVEERKTAEKSDAILAEIQAFLDCVRTGATPPVTGRDGLQALAVALDISRAIGTPRRIGG